One segment of Neodiprion fabricii isolate iyNeoFabr1 chromosome 1, iyNeoFabr1.1, whole genome shotgun sequence DNA contains the following:
- the LOC124185143 gene encoding ion transport peptide isoform X2, whose translation MHHQQRRSSSSCSAQGSSFTRSLPGRTLAIAAAVFLLSSSLGLADAGVLMGHPLGKRSFLDIHCKGVYDRSLFARLDRICEDCYNLFREPQLHSLCRQDCFSTQYFTSCIQVLLLEDEKDKFQEMVEYLGRKK comes from the exons ATGCATCATCAGCAAAGGCGATCATCCTCCTCCTGCAGCGCTCAGGGATCAAGCTTCACGAGGTCCCTGCCCGGTAGAACGCTGGCGATAGCAGCGGCCGTATTTCTTTTGTCCTCGAGTCTGGGTCTGGCCGACGCCGGAGTCCTAATGGGACACCCGTTAGGCAAAAGGTCATTCCTGGACATTCACTGCAAGGGAGTCTACGACAGAAGCCTCTTCGCGCGCCTTGACCGCATCTGCGAGGACTGCTACAATCTGTTCCGTGAGCCCCAGCTGCATTCGCTCTGCAG ACAAGACTGCTTCAGCACACAATACTTCACGAGCTGTATCCAGGTGCTGCTGCTTGAAGACGAAAAAGACAAGTTCCAGGAGATGGTCGAGTACCTGGGACGCAAGAAGTAA
- the LOC124185143 gene encoding ion transport peptide-like isoform X1 translates to MHHQQRRSSSSCSAQGSSFTRSLPGRTLAIAAAVFLLSSSLGLADAGVLMGHPLGKRSFLDIHCKGVYDRSLFARLDRICEDCYNLFREPQLHSLCSKNCFTSDYFKGCLDVLLLQDEMEEIQTWIKQLHGADPGV, encoded by the exons ATGCATCATCAGCAAAGGCGATCATCCTCCTCCTGCAGCGCTCAGGGATCAAGCTTCACGAGGTCCCTGCCCGGTAGAACGCTGGCGATAGCAGCGGCCGTATTTCTTTTGTCCTCGAGTCTGGGTCTGGCCGACGCCGGAGTCCTAATGGGACACCCGTTAGGCAAAAGGTCATTCCTGGACATTCACTGCAAGGGAGTCTACGACAGAAGCCTCTTCGCGCGCCTTGACCGCATCTGCGAGGACTGCTACAATCTGTTCCGTGAGCCCCAGCTGCATTCGCTCTGCAG CAAGAACTGTTTCACGTCCGACTACTTCAAGGGATGCCTCGACGTTCTACTTCTTCAAGACGAGATGGAAGAAATACAAACTTGGATCAAACAACTCCACGGCGCTGACCCCGGGGTTTAG